The following are encoded in a window of Prevotella melaninogenica genomic DNA:
- a CDS encoding ABC transporter permease, translating into MSETKNTTKPTNKKKANSGPLSFLSSLCYIWWLETKSTVKDEGVLIFFLLVPLAYPLLYSWIYNNEVVREVPVAIVDLSHSVSSREFIQNFDASPDVRAAYYCNNLKEAEALVGKQAVHGVLYFPSDFDRTLHRGEKAHVGVYCDMSLMLTYKAIYQTALAVSMDMGTELKKGHTFSFTERDEEVNTEPMIVDAEPIFNTTGGYGNAILPGVLILIIQQTLLLGIGLSAGTARENNRFQDLVPIGKHYNGIMKIVLGKSSCYFMIYCVMAAYVTMVVPHLFNFTMLAHPADLFWLLLPYLLAVIFFGMTISCLVRYRENVMLLVVFTSIPFLFLTGASWPQSSIPGGWQGVSWLIPSTFGVRGYLRIASMGATIDDVLPEVRALWIQAAVYFVTTCFVYRFQIINARKHAISHYQMIQDRIKTAREKKSKE; encoded by the coding sequence ATGTCAGAAACAAAGAATACAACGAAGCCTACTAACAAAAAGAAAGCAAACTCAGGACCACTGAGTTTTCTGTCTTCGCTTTGCTATATATGGTGGTTAGAAACAAAAAGTACTGTTAAAGACGAAGGTGTGTTGATTTTCTTCCTCCTTGTTCCTTTGGCTTACCCACTGCTCTACTCATGGATATATAATAATGAAGTGGTGCGTGAGGTTCCTGTAGCTATTGTTGATTTATCTCACTCTGTCTCTTCTCGTGAGTTTATTCAAAACTTTGATGCATCACCCGACGTACGTGCTGCCTACTATTGCAATAATCTAAAGGAAGCAGAAGCATTGGTCGGAAAGCAGGCTGTCCATGGTGTACTTTATTTCCCAAGTGACTTTGATCGCACTTTACATCGTGGAGAAAAGGCACACGTGGGTGTTTATTGCGATATGAGTCTGATGCTTACTTATAAAGCTATTTATCAGACTGCACTGGCAGTATCAATGGACATGGGTACTGAATTAAAGAAAGGACATACCTTCTCATTTACAGAGCGAGATGAAGAGGTGAACACCGAGCCGATGATAGTAGATGCAGAACCCATCTTCAATACAACGGGAGGTTATGGCAACGCTATCCTGCCCGGTGTGTTGATTCTTATTATACAGCAGACATTGCTTCTTGGTATTGGTTTATCAGCAGGTACAGCACGTGAAAACAACCGTTTCCAAGACCTTGTCCCTATCGGTAAACACTACAATGGAATTATGAAGATAGTACTTGGCAAATCCTCTTGCTATTTCATGATTTATTGTGTTATGGCAGCATACGTAACAATGGTTGTACCCCATTTGTTTAACTTCACGATGCTTGCCCATCCTGCTGACCTCTTTTGGCTTCTTTTGCCATATCTGTTAGCGGTTATCTTCTTCGGTATGACTATCTCGTGTCTTGTGCGTTATCGTGAGAATGTAATGCTTTTAGTGGTGTTCACGTCTATTCCATTCCTCTTCCTTACGGGTGCTTCATGGCCACAGAGTAGTATTCCTGGTGGTTGGCAGGGTGTTAGTTGGCTTATTCCTTCTACCTTTGGTGTTCGTGGATACCTACGAATAGCCTCTATGGGTGCGACCATTGATGATGTATTGCCAGAAGTTCGTGCTTTATGGATACAAGCAGCTGTATATTTTGTTACAACCTGCTTTGTCTATAGATTCCAGATTATCAATGCTCGTAAACATGCTATCTCACACTATCAGATGATTCAAGATAGGATTAAGACTGCTCGTGAGAAGAAGTCTAAGGAATAA
- a CDS encoding SDR family oxidoreductase — MRKIVLITGATSGIGEACARKFAQGGYDVIITGRRAQLLANLKKELEAEGVRVLALAFDVRNRNAATAAINSLPLEWQQIDVLINNAGLALGLEPEYEGSFEDWETMIDTNIKGLLTMTRLVVPRMVKRDSGHVINIGSVAGDAAYAGGNVYCGTKAAVKTITDGLRIDLAHTSVRVTNVKPGLVETHFSNVRFHGNDSRAEKVYEGVKPLTGADIAEVVFYAASAPAHVQIAEVLVLATHQASGSVLHRDTSK, encoded by the coding sequence ATGAGAAAAATAGTATTGATTACTGGTGCTACCAGTGGAATTGGCGAAGCCTGCGCACGTAAGTTTGCACAAGGAGGGTATGATGTTATCATTACTGGCCGTAGAGCACAACTCCTTGCTAACCTAAAGAAAGAACTCGAAGCAGAAGGAGTGAGAGTGTTAGCACTTGCTTTTGACGTACGAAATCGTAATGCGGCAACTGCAGCTATCAACAGTCTACCACTCGAATGGCAGCAGATTGATGTCTTAATTAACAATGCTGGTTTGGCTCTTGGCTTAGAACCTGAATACGAAGGTAGCTTTGAAGATTGGGAAACGATGATTGATACCAATATCAAAGGACTCTTAACCATGACACGCCTTGTTGTTCCAAGAATGGTAAAACGTGACAGCGGACATGTTATTAACATCGGTTCTGTGGCTGGTGATGCAGCCTATGCAGGCGGTAATGTCTATTGTGGTACAAAGGCAGCGGTAAAGACGATTACCGACGGACTCCGTATTGACCTTGCACATACCTCTGTACGTGTAACGAATGTAAAACCAGGATTGGTAGAGACCCACTTCTCTAACGTACGTTTCCATGGCAATGATTCTCGTGCAGAAAAAGTATATGAAGGTGTTAAGCCACTCACTGGTGCCGATATTGCTGAGGTTGTGTTCTATGCTGCTTCCGCTCCTGCCCATGTTCAGATTGCCGAAGTGCTCGTTCTTGCTACGCATCAGGCAAGCGGAAGTGTGTTACATAGAGATACATCAAAGTAA
- a CDS encoding DMT family transporter produces MPNIKNKNILWHLLAIAIVAVWGTTFVNTKVLYNSGVTPLEIFFLRFVIAYICIWFISPRQLFSRTWRDELIMVLLGITGGSVFFLAENYAVGLTYVNNVSFIVCTAPLLTVLLGITFVKSIKASWSLILGSLIALMGVAIVIFNGSFVLHLNPWGDLLTLLASLCWAVYSLLMKKISNSYSAVFITRKIFFYGLVTVLPAFLFDPWTATTSMLLTPKVILNLLFLGLVASFLCFVLWTLVIAKIGAMTSSNYLYLNPITTVATSAIFLNEPMTAIAYVGSALILIGVAVSNK; encoded by the coding sequence ATGCCGAACATCAAGAATAAAAACATACTATGGCATCTTCTTGCCATTGCTATTGTCGCCGTATGGGGCACTACCTTTGTAAACACGAAGGTGCTTTATAACAGTGGGGTGACACCGTTGGAAATCTTTTTCCTACGCTTTGTTATTGCCTATATTTGTATATGGTTTATCTCGCCACGTCAGCTTTTTTCTCGTACATGGCGTGATGAGTTAATCATGGTTTTATTAGGTATAACGGGAGGTTCGGTGTTCTTCCTTGCTGAAAACTATGCTGTGGGACTTACCTATGTCAATAACGTTAGTTTCATTGTTTGTACTGCACCACTGCTTACAGTACTACTTGGTATTACCTTTGTGAAGAGTATTAAAGCAAGTTGGTCACTGATTCTCGGTTCGCTAATAGCTTTAATGGGTGTTGCCATCGTTATCTTCAATGGTAGTTTTGTCCTACATCTGAATCCTTGGGGCGACCTCCTCACGTTATTGGCATCATTATGTTGGGCTGTCTATTCCTTACTAATGAAGAAGATATCAAACAGTTATTCAGCTGTTTTTATAACACGTAAGATTTTCTTCTACGGACTTGTAACGGTATTGCCAGCCTTTCTTTTTGACCCATGGACGGCAACTACTTCCATGCTTCTTACACCGAAAGTAATCTTAAACCTATTGTTCCTTGGTCTTGTAGCGTCTTTCCTTTGCTTTGTTCTATGGACATTAGTCATTGCGAAGATTGGTGCCATGACATCATCGAACTATCTATACCTAAACCCTATCACCACAGTAGCAACCAGTGCTATCTTCCTCAACGAGCCAATGACAGCCATAGCCTATGTCGGAAGTGCGTTGATATTAATAGGTGTGGCGGTGTCGAATAAATAA